One part of the Thermoanaerobaculia bacterium genome encodes these proteins:
- a CDS encoding molybdopterin-dependent oxidoreductase, translating into MAKLPASIPEIVDRFGPHMKGVPAGGWTPIGEPDRFVKTHCCFCGQQCGIQLKVKGNRVVGFEPWEDFPFNAGKLCPKGVKRYMQDEHPDRLKTPLERTDGAGFRPIAWETALDRTAGEIRRIQERYGNDAFAILTGASLTNEKAYLMGKFARVAVRTANIDYNGRLCMVSAGAASKKVFGIDRSANPWSDIPKAKAILVAGANVADCAPITTDYLWQARENGAKIIVLDPRMTPIARTVDLFIPVRSGGDIGVFNGMLHVMIERGWVDRKFIEEHTTGFDRVEEAVRKYTPEYAGKIAGVPPSMIVKAAEIWGPAETSFLLHARGIEHHSKGVDNCMAAINLVVATGRIGREGCGYAMITGQGNGQGAREQGQKCDQLPGARDVENPEHRRYIAGVWNVPEETIPHKGLSAVPLLEAIHAGQIRGLLLICFNPMVSLPDQNFIREALEKLEHFAVIDFFLSETARYADVVFPGSLMEEDEGTTTNVEGRVIHHKKAVDPPAGAREDWRIVCDLAARLGSGEKFAYGSPREIFEELRMASKGGVADYFGITWEKIDAQKGVFWPCPSLDHPGTPRLYEGARFGHPDGKAHFQPVEWRPAAEEPDDEYPVILTTGRVVSQYLSGTQTRRIAGLMAQEPEPFCEIHPKLAERYGIEEGGFVKVESRRGSTVVRSRIVRTIRPDTVFIPYHWPLARAANNCTIRAIDPVSNIPEYKICAVRISPAPRPDDAIARLSPEAGGVA; encoded by the coding sequence ATGGCGAAGCTCCCCGCATCGATCCCCGAAATCGTCGACCGCTTCGGTCCCCACATGAAGGGAGTGCCCGCCGGCGGCTGGACGCCGATCGGCGAGCCGGACCGGTTCGTCAAGACCCACTGCTGCTTCTGCGGACAGCAGTGCGGCATCCAGCTGAAGGTCAAGGGCAACCGGGTCGTCGGCTTCGAGCCGTGGGAGGATTTTCCGTTCAACGCCGGGAAGCTCTGCCCGAAGGGAGTCAAGCGCTACATGCAGGACGAGCACCCCGACCGGCTGAAGACGCCGCTCGAGCGGACCGACGGCGCGGGATTCCGCCCGATCGCCTGGGAGACCGCCCTCGACCGCACGGCGGGAGAGATTCGCCGCATCCAGGAGCGGTACGGAAACGACGCGTTCGCGATCCTGACGGGGGCCTCGTTGACCAACGAGAAGGCGTACCTGATGGGGAAGTTCGCGCGCGTCGCGGTGCGGACGGCCAACATCGACTACAACGGCCGGCTGTGCATGGTGTCGGCCGGCGCGGCCTCGAAGAAGGTCTTCGGGATCGACCGCAGCGCGAACCCCTGGAGCGACATCCCGAAGGCGAAGGCGATCCTCGTCGCGGGCGCCAACGTCGCCGACTGCGCTCCGATCACGACCGACTACCTGTGGCAGGCGCGGGAGAACGGGGCGAAGATCATCGTCCTCGACCCGCGGATGACCCCGATCGCGCGCACGGTCGACCTCTTCATCCCGGTCCGCTCCGGCGGCGACATCGGCGTCTTCAACGGGATGCTTCACGTGATGATCGAGCGGGGATGGGTCGACCGGAAGTTCATCGAAGAGCACACGACGGGGTTCGACCGCGTCGAGGAGGCGGTCCGCAAGTACACGCCCGAGTACGCCGGGAAGATCGCGGGCGTCCCGCCGTCGATGATCGTCAAGGCGGCCGAGATCTGGGGGCCGGCCGAAACGAGCTTCCTTCTCCACGCGCGCGGCATCGAGCACCATTCCAAGGGCGTCGACAACTGCATGGCGGCGATCAACCTCGTCGTGGCGACCGGACGGATCGGCCGCGAGGGGTGCGGGTACGCGATGATCACGGGACAGGGCAACGGCCAGGGGGCGCGGGAGCAGGGGCAGAAATGCGACCAGCTCCCGGGAGCGCGCGACGTCGAGAACCCCGAGCACCGCCGCTACATCGCGGGAGTCTGGAATGTCCCGGAGGAGACGATCCCGCACAAGGGGCTCTCGGCGGTGCCGCTCCTCGAGGCGATCCACGCCGGGCAGATCCGCGGGCTGCTCCTCATCTGCTTCAACCCCATGGTGTCGCTCCCCGACCAGAACTTCATCCGCGAGGCGCTCGAGAAGCTCGAGCACTTCGCGGTGATCGACTTCTTCCTCTCGGAGACCGCCCGCTACGCCGACGTCGTCTTCCCCGGCTCGCTCATGGAGGAGGACGAAGGGACGACGACGAACGTCGAGGGGCGCGTGATCCACCACAAGAAGGCGGTCGATCCTCCCGCGGGAGCGCGGGAAGACTGGAGGATCGTCTGCGATCTCGCGGCGCGGCTCGGTTCGGGGGAGAAGTTCGCCTACGGGTCGCCGCGGGAGATCTTCGAGGAGCTCCGGATGGCGTCGAAGGGAGGTGTGGCGGACTACTTCGGGATCACCTGGGAAAAGATCGACGCGCAGAAGGGGGTCTTCTGGCCCTGCCCGTCGCTCGACCACCCCGGCACGCCGCGGCTGTACGAGGGAGCGCGGTTCGGCCATCCGGACGGGAAGGCGCATTTCCAGCCGGTCGAATGGCGCCCCGCCGCGGAGGAGCCGGACGACGAATACCCGGTGATCCTGACGACGGGCCGCGTCGTCTCGCAGTACCTCTCGGGCACCCAGACGCGCCGGATCGCGGGGCTCATGGCGCAGGAGCCGGAGCCCTTCTGCGAGATCCACCCGAAGCTCGCCGAGCGGTACGGGATCGAGGAGGGCGGGTTCGTGAAGGTCGAGAGCCGCCGCGGCTCCACCGTCGTCCGCTCGCGCATCGTCCGGACGATCCGGCCCGACACGGTTTTCATCCCGTACCACTGGCCGCTCGCGCGCGCCGCGAACAACTGCACGATCCGGGCGATCGACCCGGTCTCGAACATCCCGGAGTACAAGATCTGCGCGGTCCGCATCTCTCCGGCGCCTCGCCCCGACGACGCGATCGCGAGGCTGTCGCCCGAGGCCGGGGGCGTGGCGTGA
- a CDS encoding 4Fe-4S dicluster domain-containing protein, with translation MSELAFFIDYSRCIGCRACVQACEECDTHRGVSMIHVETIRRADTVQTTPQVCMHCEDPICARVCPADAIKQTPDGVTQSALKPRCIGCSNCVLACPFGVPKYFGAIDQMMKCDYCYDRTSTGKRPMCATVCPSQALAFTTREEIEGKRQGKAINLWRFGNEIVRTKVAVIVPAGVSEVRIGAAALSGTERPGPASDDVAALLGEA, from the coding sequence GTGAGCGAGCTCGCCTTCTTCATCGACTATTCGCGCTGCATCGGGTGCCGCGCGTGCGTTCAGGCGTGCGAGGAGTGCGACACGCACCGCGGCGTCTCGATGATCCACGTCGAGACGATCCGCCGCGCCGACACGGTGCAGACCACGCCCCAGGTGTGCATGCACTGCGAGGACCCGATCTGCGCGCGGGTCTGCCCGGCCGACGCGATCAAGCAGACGCCCGACGGCGTCACGCAGTCGGCCCTGAAGCCGCGCTGCATCGGGTGCAGCAACTGCGTGCTCGCCTGCCCGTTCGGCGTGCCGAAGTACTTCGGCGCGATCGACCAGATGATGAAGTGCGACTACTGCTACGACCGCACGAGCACCGGGAAGCGCCCGATGTGCGCGACGGTCTGTCCCTCGCAGGCGCTCGCGTTCACGACGCGCGAGGAGATCGAGGGCAAGCGCCAGGGGAAGGCGATCAACCTCTGGAGGTTCGGCAACGAGATCGTGCGCACGAAGGTCGCGGTGATCGTCCCGGCGGGCGTCTCCGAGGTCCGGATCGGCGCCGCGGCGCTGTCGGGCACGGAACGTCCGGGTCCCGCGAGCGACGACGTGGCGGCGCTTCTCGGGGAGGCGTGA
- a CDS encoding MFS transporter, which yields MEPGTEFGRVGFGRPELAGRPGEGGATGVERPTATRGSDVRHATLWGLAAALLVLAGIYFGSRRLKDFDPALVSYAGATVFCAFGLGYRYSMWLRRPPTRLFWFRGWQLFLDPRRLPNNAARFVALFWNNILAQSFIRRRSRVRWAAHWLIFWGCILAAAVTFPLSFGWIRFETARDSQSLYQAYVFGVHVFSFPLASPLAPLVFDVLDISSFLVLGGIFFALWRRGRDRGAFAVQQFSSDLLPLLLLFAVSVTGLFLTASTHFMRGFHYVFLSQIHAVTVIFTLLYLPFGKFFHIFQRPAQLGVAYYKKVGAAEAVARCAVCAEPFASVMHREDLKAVEAALGIRYALDSGGHYQDVCPSCRRKALGVAQGALWPAGNREV from the coding sequence TTGGAGCCCGGAACAGAATTCGGTAGAGTCGGATTCGGCCGCCCCGAGCTCGCGGGACGGCCAGGCGAAGGGGGAGCGACGGGAGTCGAAAGGCCGACCGCGACTCGGGGCTCGGATGTCCGCCACGCGACGCTGTGGGGGCTCGCCGCGGCGCTCCTCGTCCTCGCGGGAATCTACTTCGGCAGCCGGCGCCTCAAGGATTTCGACCCGGCGCTCGTCTCCTATGCCGGCGCGACGGTCTTCTGCGCGTTCGGCCTCGGGTACCGGTACTCGATGTGGCTTCGCCGGCCGCCGACGCGGCTCTTCTGGTTCCGCGGATGGCAGCTCTTCCTCGACCCGCGGCGGCTGCCGAACAATGCGGCCCGCTTCGTCGCGCTTTTCTGGAACAACATCCTCGCGCAGAGCTTCATCCGGCGGCGGTCGCGCGTCCGCTGGGCGGCGCACTGGCTGATCTTCTGGGGGTGCATCCTCGCCGCCGCGGTCACGTTCCCGCTTTCCTTCGGATGGATCCGGTTCGAGACGGCCCGCGACTCGCAGAGCCTCTACCAGGCGTACGTCTTCGGCGTCCACGTCTTCTCGTTTCCGCTGGCGAGCCCGTTGGCGCCCCTCGTCTTCGACGTCCTCGACATCTCCTCCTTCCTCGTGCTCGGCGGCATCTTCTTCGCGCTCTGGCGGCGCGGCCGCGACCGCGGCGCGTTCGCGGTGCAGCAATTCTCCAGCGACCTCCTTCCGCTCCTCCTCCTCTTCGCGGTGTCGGTCACGGGGCTCTTCCTCACCGCCTCGACGCACTTCATGCGGGGGTTCCACTACGTGTTCCTCTCGCAGATCCACGCGGTGACCGTGATCTTCACGCTCCTGTACCTCCCGTTCGGAAAGTTCTTCCACATCTTCCAGCGGCCCGCGCAGCTCGGGGTCGCGTACTACAAGAAGGTCGGCGCCGCGGAGGCGGTCGCTCGCTGCGCCGTGTGCGCCGAGCCGTTCGCGTCGGTGATGCACCGCGAGGACCTGAAGGCGGTCGAGGCCGCGCTCGGAATCCGGTACGCGCTCGACTCCGGCGGCCATTATCAGGACGTCTGCCCCTCCTGCCGCCGCAAGGCCCTGGGAGTCGCGCAGGGCGCGCTCTGGCCCGCCGGGAACCGGGAGGTCTGA